Genomic segment of Corallococcus silvisoli:
ACCTTCCCGAGCAGTTCCCGGAGGCTCCGTCCCGGCTCCACCGTGGTCCGCAGCACGAGCTGGTTGATGAAGAAGCCGATCAGGCCCTCCACCTCGCGGTGATCGCGACCCGCGACGTCCGTGCCCACCACGACGTCCTCGCGGCCTGACACGCGTGACAACAACGCATTGAAGGCCGCCAGCAACACCATGAAGGACGTGACGCCCTCACGGCGCGCAAGCCGCCTGACGCCTTCCTGGAGCTCCAGCGGCAGGCGCTGCACCCGGTGTGTTCCCCGGTGGCTCTGCACCGCCGGACGCGGGTGATCCACCGGAAGCTCCAGCAGCGTTGGCGCTCCCGCGAGCCGCGTCTTCCACCAGCCCAGCTCGGAGGCCAGCCGCTCCTCGTCCAACCAGCTCCGTTGCCACGCGGCATAGTCCGCGTACTGCACGGCCAGCTCTGGCAGCGAGGGCTGTTCGCCCGCGAGGAATCCCGGGTAGAGCGCTCCCAACTCCTTCAGGAGGATGCCCGTGGACCAGGCGTCGGAGACGATGTGGTGCATCGTCAGCAGCAACACGTGCTCCGTCTCATCGACCTTCAGCAACACCGCGCGGAGGAGCGGCCCTCGCGACAGGTCGAACGGCTTCCGGGCCTCCTCCTCCGCCAGACGCAGCACCTCCGCCTGACGCTCCGCCTCGCCATGCGCGCTCAGCTCGCGCACCTCCAACGGCAGCCGACCCTCCGCGTGGATCTCCTGCACCGGCGTCTGCCGCGCCACGGGGAACGTGGTGCGCAACACTTCGTGCCGCCGGAGGATCGCCTCGAAGCACCGCTCCAGTACGCCTACGTCGAGCACACCTGACAGGCGGACCGCCGCGGGGACGTTGTAGAGCGGACTGCCCGGCTCCAGCCGATCCAGGAACCACAAGCGCTGCTGCGCGAACGACAGCGGGAGCTCTCCTTCCCGGCTCACGGGCAGCACCGGCGGCATCGCGCGCGAACCTTCTGCCTGCCCCCGGATGTGCTCCACCTTCGCGGCGAGCATCGCCACTGTCGGAGCATCGAAGACCTGTTGAAGCGCGACCTCGACGCTGAACATCTCG
This window contains:
- a CDS encoding condensation domain-containing protein → LIAEQWAELLKVERVGLHDNFFDLGGHSLIATQVVSRLREMFSVEVALQQVFDAPTVAMLAAKVEHIRGQAEGSRAMPPVLPVSREGELPLSFAQQRLWFLDRLEPGSPLYNVPAAVRLSGVLDVGVLERCFEAILRRHEVLRTTFPVARQTPVQEIHAEGRLPLEVRELSAHGEAERQAEVLRLAEEEARKPFDLSRGPLLRAVLLKVDETEHVLLLTMHHIVSDAWSTGILLKELGALYPGFLAGEQPSLPELAVQYADYAAWQRSWLDEERLASELGWWKTRLAGAPTLLELPVDHPRPAVQSHRGTHRVQRLPLELQEGVRRLARREGVTSFMVLLAAFNALLSRVSGREDVVVGTDVAGRDHREVEGLIGFFINQLVLRTTVEPGRSLRELLGKVRETTLSAYAHQHVPFEKLVEAINPERSLGHAPLFQVKLLLQNAPVPELRLPGLSLRGVDFETGTAKLDLIVSFTEGAEGLTGLWEYSTDLFDERTVQRWMEGFERVVKA